A window of Phragmites australis chromosome 2, lpPhrAust1.1, whole genome shotgun sequence genomic DNA:
CAGTGAAACAAAGAAAGTGATGGTGGAGCTTAAgaaggagcagttggaggtgatgcGGCTCCAAGCCACTGTCCGAATGAATGACCAAGACGAAAGAATTATGAAGGTTGATTTGGACACCATTTCGGGACCCCTGCGCGAGTATTATAGGAAGCGCCAGAAAGACATAATGGCGCGGTGGAAGCTCCTAGAGGACCGAGCGTAGCACGGATGAACTAGTCAAGCATTTGTTATTTCGACTGTAATATGGATGTACATGTGTGTGTGATGCTACTGTACAACGTTTGGAACATTTAACTttgctttgtaatatttgtcacATTCAAGTACTTTCATTGAGGACTGCAATAGTGGTTCTTGTATTGATTCACAGGTACATTGCACACGGTGCCTGCGTAGTAGTAGCATTACAAACCAAAGTACATGCCAAAGCCGACCCTACTGGAAACATAAAACCAAAGTACATGCCAAAGCCGACCCTACTGGAAACATAAAACCAAAGTACATGCCAAATCCGACCCTATTGGGAACATAAAACCAAACTAAATGCTTGAAACTAGCTTATGGAATACATACTTTCTGAATTCTACTGTGCTCCATGAATACTCCAAAGGTGCTCCACAAGGTCAGCACGCAATTGGCGGTGCACTGCACGGTTGCGGATAGCTTGAGTTGTTTCAACATAATGCAGGACACCTTCGTCACCACTTCGATGGACTTGAGTTGGTTCCCCCATGAAGTCAAACACCTGCACCGGGGAAGCGGTACCGCGCTCGTCctcaattatcatgttgtgcataatAACGCAGGCGGTCATGATATTGTGCAATGTAGACTGACCCCATACTCTAGCCGGTCCGCGAACAATAGCAAACCTAGCTTGCAACACACCAAATGCATGTTCGACATCCTTGCGGAGAGCAGCTTGCATCGCGGAGAAATGGATGCTCTTGTTGCCTCGTGGAGCAGGAATTGCCTTCACTATGGTCGCCCATTCAGGGTATATGCCATCGCCGAGGTAGTATCCCATGTCGTACCTGTTACCATTTATGCTGTATGACACAGGTGGGGCACTCCCATCGATAAGCCTAGTAATAAGTTAGAGCGGTGCAATACGTTTATATCGTTAAGACTCCCAGGCATGCCAAAaaaagcatgccaaatccataaGTCATACGACGCAACCGCCTCCAAAACTATAGAAGGCTTGCGAGTATGGCCTGTGTACGCGCCATGCCACGCTTTTGAACAGTTCTTCCAtacccaatgcatgcaatcgatGCTCCCGAGCATCCCGGGAAACCCACGGCGCTCGCCTTCTGCCAGGAGACGGGCGGTGTCAATTTCATTGGGAGCCCGGAGATATTCTTCTCCGAATACCTCCACAATAGCTTGCACATATTTCCGTAATGCCATCATCACCGTGCTCGCCCCTATCCGCACGTACTCGTCAACTGCATCGGAACTGACTCCGTATGCTAGTTGCCGTATGGCCGCTGTCATTTTTTGCAAGGGGCTAAGGCCGAGCTTCCCCGTTGCATCCCTTCTCTGCCTGAACCAGGTGTCATGCTCCTCCACAGCGGCCGCAATACGCAAGAACAACCGCCGCGACATACGAAACCTGGGTGCATGAACATACATGACTCAGTGTACACAAGGAAGGTTACGGCTTCCATTACAAAATCGCACTTACCTCCGACGAAACAGGATATCGCCGTACACAGGGTTATCGGCGAAGTAGTCGTTGTACAGCCTAGCAGCACCTTCGCGGTGTTGCCGGTCTATAACCGCATGGCCGGCATGGACCCATGCTGCCTGCTACGACGCGCAGCTCCTacttcttcctcctcgatggCAATAAGCACAAGCAGCTCGTCCTCTTCATCACTCGAATCTGAGGAgaacatcatcatttcctccgaATCTGAGGAGTTCATCTTGTATTTGGAAAACGAGGAACTAGTGTGAGTCCGCTTTGAGGATGCCGGCCCTTTTATAGTGCTACAAATCTTCCCTGCGAAGCCACACTTCAGTAGCTTCCATTGCAAGCCGCTTGAAAAGTCCAACATTTCCTTCCACCACAAGCCGTCTACCCAGTCAACACTCTAATCCCGTACTGCATACGCCCGTACTTTCGCTGTATAAACGCATTCATCGTAAATATACGGATTTGGTaccaaatatattaaaatattgaAAGTCTGTTGGGGAAGGGAATGCTGTTGGAGTGCAGGATCTGAAGGGAATGAATCTGGGGAGGGAATTCTGCTAGGAAGGAATTTTGGATTGGGAAGGGAAAAAACGGTTAGGGTTGATCTTATTAACGAATCAATCATCCTTTCCTGCTCTGCCTTTTTGTCTCATCCCACGCGCCACACATTGCCCACCAACGCGACCTCGGCATCCACGGTGTCGCCCCTTTAAAAACCCCAGCTCATCCCCGCCAATTCCTTCCACTTCCATCGCCACACAGGTGTCGAGCTCCCAAGGCCCAGCTCCCTCCCCGGCACAGAACAGAGAATGAGCAGAGACAACGGCGTTGGCAATGTCGTCACTATCGACGTGCCCCTGTCCCCGAACGCCGTGCTCCCCGGGTTCGCCAAGGGGAGGTCGTCATCAGGGAGCGGCGGAGGGAGCCGGGTTTCCGCGGTGCAGACGGGCCGCGGAGGCGTGGGCGTTCGCGAGGGAGGACGCGAACCGGGTGGCCTTCGCCTTCAAGGTCGGCCTCGCGATGCTGCTGGTGTCGCTGCTGGTCCTCGTCGGGGAGCCCCTCCGGCTGTTCGGCACCAACATCATCAGGTCCATCCTCACCGTGGCCATCATGTTCGAGTACACCGTCGGTTCGTACTCCGTACCACGTCGTGGATAATTTGTTAACGGTTTGATTTGAGTTGAGATATGCATTTGGTGTAACACCGACTGACAAATGCATGAATCTGTTGTTGCAGGTGCCACGTTCAACAGAGGCTTTAACCGGGCTATCGGGAGCATGATAGCGCTCAGCAGTGGTAGTGTGGCCGAGCCGTGCATCATTGGCCTAAGCATTTTTCTAGTTGGTACGTGCATGCCAAGCGAAGCACTAAACTCTGAAGCGCTGGCATTTGAACACTAGAGTTAGGGACCCCACTACCATTAAGCCACGGCGTGTCAAGTGACGGCTGTGTTGGCGAGTTGCAGGGGCCGCGACGTCGTTCATGAAGCAGCTGCCGGCGCTGGCGCCTTACGAGTACGGCTTCCGGGTCATCCTCTTCCCCTACTGCCTCATCATCGTGTCGGGCTACCGCATGGGCAACCCCATCGCCACCGCGCTCGACCGCCTCTACTCCATCGCCATCGGCGGCGTCCTCGCTCTCCTCATCAACGTCCTCGTCTTCCCGGCGTGGGCGGGCGAGCAGCTCCACCGGGAGCTCGTCGACAGCTTCGCCCGCGTCCTGGGCAGCGACATCGACGGCACGGCGCACAGCGCCGAGAGCCGTCTGAGCCTCCTCAAGAGCGTGCACAGCTCCGCCTACCGCGTCCAGCTCTCGCTGGACCTCAACTCATCCCTCCTCACCTCGACCCCGCTGCAGGAGGAGCCGAACGGCTGCAGTCTCGAGCGCGCGTGTTCCTACCACGAGAGCACGCTGCGGCGACAGCAGAGGCGGCTTCGGTCGTGGCCGTCCCGGGAGGTGGACGAGCTGGAGGGCCACGACGCGACAACGGGCGGCGTGGCGAGCAGGCTGCGCGCGCTGGAGAGCACGGCGGCGCTGTCGGTGGCCACGTTCGCGTCGCTACTCATTGAGTGCGTGGCGCGGCTGGACCACCTGGTGGACGCCGTTGACGAGCTTTCCAAGCTCGCCAAGTTCTGGGAGGAAGCCGGCGGCTTGTGTAGTTAACTATCTCTGACAGGAGCAAGCCGAGCACGGTTTATACGTGTCAGCTAGCCTTGCTTAACATGCTGCACATGAGCTGCCATAGTTGATTgtaaaccaaaatatcatcaatgaagactAGAACACAATTCCTTAAGACTGGACCTAGGATCTCGTTCGTAGTACATTGAAAGGTGACAGGGGTATTAGACTatccccaaccatattctcttcatttcgttcccttcccgattcctttccccgttctcattccctttatttcctctcatctccaacagcttcccttcgaggggaatcgcgaagggaacggagagagaatcccgtcctgaagggaatgaccctgggaatcccgtcgtgaagagaaccgtgaagggaaaccgttgggagcgctgaagggaacgggaatcccttcacgacgggaatctgccCGTGAAGAGATTCCCTTAGGCATGGTCTTATACAGTCCAAAGGCATAACTCTGAATTTAAAATGATCATTGTGAGTTTGAAATACAGTCTTGATCTCATCTTCCTCTCTGAGTCTGAATTGGTGATTACCATCTCTTAAATCAAGTTTGTTGAACCATGCAGCCCCAGCTAACTCATCAAGCATCTCATCAATAATGGATAGTGGATGTTTGTTTTTTACTGTGACAGAATTAAGATGTCTGTAGTCCATACAAACGCTATACCCATCTTTCTTCTTAACCAATAAAAcatgagaagaaaatagactgaCACTTGGTCTAATAAGTTCTGACTgtaatatttctttaatttgCTGTTCAATCTCAGTTTTCTAAGATGGGTTATACCTGTATGGTCCGATGAATATTGGTTTGGCTCCAGGCACAAGAGGTATGTTGTGATCCCAGAATTTGGGTGGAGGTATGTCCTTTAGTTTCTTCAAACAATTCTGCATATTCCGAAAGCAAAGGTTTGATTTCTTCAGGCATGTCCTCTTGATCTTTGCTGTCAGGAACACAACACAGAAATGGATCACATGCTGAACTGCATTTCTACCCAGCAACTTGTGTAGTTTATGATCACAGTGGACGACAATGACAAATCTGGAGTGTTACTCCTTGAAGTGAAATCATTTTGCCTTTATAGACAAAGGAGATTCTCTTTTTATCCCACTCATGAACCATTGGACTACGAGATTCCAGCCAATCCATACCCAAAACTATGTCATAACATCCATGACATCCCAATTTGATGATTCTCAGGTCTATCTGGAAAGAGCGACCTTAAACCCACCAGTCACAATCAGTGAATTGTTGAGAGCAGTGCAACAATCCTCCATCTACTATTCTGACTGTAATTGGAGAGTTGTCTTTTCTAGGTCTCTTAAATCTGCGCAGCTATAGATGTACTGATAAAACTATGTGAGCTTCCTGAATCTAGCAAAATGAGTATCTCTTGATCATCTATAAGGCCACACATTCTGATGGTGCGAGGTCCTTCAACTCCATCTAGAGCTACCTTGGAAATTGACATTAGAGTGTCCTCTTCAGGTTCATCCACAAGAGAGTCAGAAGATGGACTGTCTGGATTATGAAGAATGTCCAATAGTTCCTCCACCACATGTAACGATGGCCATTGCTCCACCTTTCTCCACACTTAAAGCACAACCCTCTAGCTCGGCGATAAGTTCTTAGAGTGGCCAACTTGTCATCCTGTGAACGACGGTCAGATACTCGAGAGCTTTCCAGTCCACGACGATCGACTGCCAGTCCATCAGCAACTGAGCGTCCTGTTGATGTTGGAAAAACTGGATGAACTCCGTGATTTTGGTGCTGCAAAGCTGCAGCTTTTTTCTGTGTTTGATTCTTCTATTTATTTGCGAAACGGAGAGAACATGTGTGAGCCACAATCAGCATGCTgctcgtgccatcccacgagcTCCGATCAAGCCGCACATCGCGCGCACGACCAGCACTACTCTGGCTGATGCTCAACTACCTAACTGAACGAACTGACAGAAACAAACAGAAGCAAACTAACTAGCTAACTAACTAAGCATCAAGCATGGATTAAAGTGTCAATCTCCCCCTTAATGCTGGCCTAATGCTTTGAGCTCGACGACGTTGGCTTCACGCGCATCTCGTGAAAAGGGCTTTGTCAGCAAATCTGCCAACTGCTCCTTTGAGCTAACGAAATCCAGATCAATTTGTCCATCCTCCACGCACTCCTGAATGTAGTGATACTTGGTATCTATGTGTTTACTCCGGTCGTGGAAGACTGGATTATTGCTCAATGCGATCATAGACTTGTTGTCCACCTTGAGCTTTGGCGGTCTGGGCTTGTAGCCGATGACATCATCGAGTAGCCCAACGAGCCATACTCCTTGataggcggtggtggcggctgcGATGTATTCGGCCTCGCACGAAGAGAGCACGATCACCCTCTGCTTCTGCAACTTCCATAAAATTGGCTTTTTtccaagg
This region includes:
- the LOC133906594 gene encoding uncharacterized protein LOC133906594 produces the protein MGYYLGDGIYPEWATIVKAIPAPRGNKSIHFSAMQAALRKDVEHAFGVLQARFAIVRGPARVWGQSTLHNIMTACVIMHNMIIEDERGTASPVQVFDFMGEPTQVHRSGDEGVLHYVETTQAIRNRAVHRQLRADLVEHLWSIHGAQ